Within the Solwaraspora sp. WMMA2056 genome, the region GCCGGCAGCTACCGCGTCGACGTGTGGCATCCGGCGGCGTCGGGCTACCACCCGGCCGCGCCGCATCTGGTGCAGACCACCACCGGGCTGGTCAGCCGGCCGGTGGATCAACGCACCGGCGGCGGCCGGTGGCGGGAGCTGGGTGTCTTCGCGCTGGCGGCGGGGCGGCGGCCGGTGGTCGGGGTGAGCCGGTGGGCACCGGCCGGCGGCCACATCGTCGCCGACGCGGTACGCCTGACCCGGGTCGGCTGACACGGGGTCCTACACTGCCCGCCGTGGCATGGCAGGCGTACGAACAGGGACTGATCTGCCTCGGGCGTCGCGACGTCACCGCTGCCCGGGCCCAGTTCGAATCGGCCGGGGCGGACCCGCGGGCGCTGCTGTTGTTGGGGCGGTTGGCCAACGCCGGTGACGGCGAGCCGGCCGATCCCTCGCGGGCGCGTCGGCTGTACGCGCGGGCCGCGGCACTCGGCAGCGCCGATGCCGCGTACCACCTGGCGGCACTGTACGCCACCGGGCGTGGTGGCGATCGCGACGACGCGGCCGCGCTGACCTGGTACCTGCGCTCGGCCGAGCTGGGCAGCGCCGACGCCCGCCGGATGGTCGGCGTCATGTACGCCCACGGTCAGGGTGTGCCGGCCGACGACGCCGAGGCCGAGCGGCACTGGCGGGCGGCGGCCGCCGGCGGCCAGGCACCGGCGATGCGTGATCTGGGTGCCCTGTACGCGCAGCGCCGGGACGATCCAGCCGAGGCGGCGTTCTGGTATCTGGAGGCCGCGAAGTCCGGCGACAGCACGGTCGGCGAGGAACTGGCACGGCTCGCGCCCCGGCTGCGCGAACGGACGGCGGCCGATCGGCGGGCGCAGACCCTGCTCGGGGTGATCCTGGCCTTCCACCTCGACGATCCGGCCGCCGCGGTGCCGCTGCTGACCGCCTCGGCGGGCCAGGGCGACCCGGTCGCGCAGCGGACCCTCGGCTTCCTGGTCGAACGCGGCATCGGCACCGACCGGGACGCGCACCGGGCCGCCGAGCTGTACCGGTCGGCGGCGGACGCGGGTGACGGCCCGGCCGCGTTCAACCTCGCGGTGCTGCACCCCGACTCCCCCGGGGCGGTGACGTGGCTGCGCCGCGCCGCGACGAACGGCGTCGTCGAGGCGTACCCACGGCTCGGTGACCGACTCAGCGAGCAGGACCTCGACGAGGAGGCCCTGCGCTGGTACGTCCGTGGTGCCGACGCTGGCGACAAGGGCAGCATGCTGGCGGCGGCCTGCTGGTACCGCGACGGCTTCGGCGGTCCGGTCGACCTGGTGCAGGCGCTGCGCTGGTGCCTGGCGATGCTCGACGTCGGCAGTGGTGACGGCATCCACGAGGCCCACGGTTTCGTGGCGCAGATGAGTGTGGACGACATCCACGAGGCCGGTCGGTTGTCCGGCCGGCTGACCGAGGCGGACCTGCTCGCGCAGCGGTCAGCTCCGCCCGGCGGCGAGGAACTCGTGGGCACCACGTAGCCGGGTGGTCAGCCGGTCACGGGTCCGGGCGCAGTCCAGCCGCAGCTCGGCCGGTCCGGGAACACCGCTGGCGGCACGTCGGCCGGTGGGCAACGCCGTGGGGTCGAGGCCGTCTCGGCGGGCGATGAGCACCCCCAGGCGGTGCCGGCTGATCGCGTCCGGACCGGCGACGTGGTGGATCCCGGAGTACGGCGACCCGGCGAGTTCGCGCAGTGCAGCGGCGAGGTCGGCGACGTGCACCGGGCACCGCACGTCGTCGGTGAACAGCACACCGGTGCCGACGCCGGCAGCCAGAGCATGTACGTGTCGCTCGTGGACGGACTCGCCGTACCCGATGATCAGTGACGTCCGGGCGATGACGGCGTCGGGTGTGATCGCCGCGACCGCCGTCTCGGCGGCGGCCTTGGCCGCACCGTACGGCGTCGTCGGGTCCGGTGGGCACGTCTCGTCGTAGGCGTCCGCCGCACCGGCGAAGACCGCGTCGCTGGAGACGTGGACGAGCCGGGCCGCCACCGCCACGGCGGCGTGGGCGACATGGGCACCGCCGTCGGCAGTGCTCGCCCAGTCGCTCTGGCGGTAGGTGGCGTTGACGATCACGTCGGGCCGGGCCATGGCGGCGACACGGGCGACATCGTCACGGATGCGGATGTCGAGCGCGTGCCAGTCGACTCCGGCGCCGAGATCAGCGCTGGGCGGACGGCGGTGGAAGGTCGCGGCCACCCGGTGCCCGGCGCGCCGAGTCTGACGAACGATCTCCCGGCCGAGAAACCCACTGCCACCCACCACGAGAAGCCTCACCCGACCACGGTAGGCCCGGCGGTCCGCCCGCGCGTCGCACGCTACGTCGGACGGTCGAGGCCGGCGCGGACCCGGCCGGTCTCGTACGCCCAGATCGCGACCTCGACCCGGTTGCGGACGCCGAGCTTGGTCATCAGGGCGGCCAGGTGGCTCTTGACCGTGCTGAGGCTGATGTACAGCTCGCCGGCGATCTCGGTGTTGGTGCGGCCCCGGGCGACGGCGACGAGCACCTGCTCCTCGCGGTCGGTCAACG harbors:
- a CDS encoding sugar nucleotide-binding protein, producing the protein MRLLVVGGSGFLGREIVRQTRRAGHRVAATFHRRPPSADLGAGVDWHALDIRIRDDVARVAAMARPDVIVNATYRQSDWASTADGGAHVAHAAVAVAARLVHVSSDAVFAGAADAYDETCPPDPTTPYGAAKAAAETAVAAITPDAVIARTSLIIGYGESVHERHVHALAAGVGTGVLFTDDVRCPVHVADLAAALRELAGSPYSGIHHVAGPDAISRHRLGVLIARRDGLDPTALPTGRRAASGVPGPAELRLDCARTRDRLTTRLRGAHEFLAAGRS
- a CDS encoding tetratricopeptide repeat protein — its product is MAWQAYEQGLICLGRRDVTAARAQFESAGADPRALLLLGRLANAGDGEPADPSRARRLYARAAALGSADAAYHLAALYATGRGGDRDDAAALTWYLRSAELGSADARRMVGVMYAHGQGVPADDAEAERHWRAAAAGGQAPAMRDLGALYAQRRDDPAEAAFWYLEAAKSGDSTVGEELARLAPRLRERTAADRRAQTLLGVILAFHLDDPAAAVPLLTASAGQGDPVAQRTLGFLVERGIGTDRDAHRAAELYRSAADAGDGPAAFNLAVLHPDSPGAVTWLRRAATNGVVEAYPRLGDRLSEQDLDEEALRWYVRGADAGDKGSMLAAACWYRDGFGGPVDLVQALRWCLAMLDVGSGDGIHEAHGFVAQMSVDDIHEAGRLSGRLTEADLLAQRSAPPGGEELVGTT